The nucleotide sequence GCTCTTTGCCGTAGCGCACCATGTCGCAGGGTGTGCGGCAGGCACAGTACTCGCTGTCCTTCTTCACCAGGaagtctgggggggggggggggcacgggctgGGACGGGGGGTGcaggcccgcagccccccacccTGCACGTGTCCCCCGAGCGCTGCCGGCGGGAGCCCAGACCCGCACATCCCCGGTGGAACCGACGGGGACGGGCTTGGGGACGGCGGGGCTGTGACCGCGGGGCTGCACCTACCCAGCGCAGGGTCAGCGCACTCCTTGTACTGCTCTGGCGTGCAGACGTTGGCGTTGCCTGTGGGGGGACGCAGCGGtcgtggggtgctggggggtcccgggggggggggtccccgctcccccgccgcccccccacTCACCCGGCATGTGCACCATGCGGCAGTTGCAGTTCTCGGCCAGGTAGCGCGTCTCGCAGTCGAGGCGGCAGGCGGTGATGCTGTAGTTGGTGAAGAAGTCGGACTCGATGGGGGTGGCCTTGCAGTCCCCCCAGGGCGGGGGCAGGTACACCAGCTGCCGGGCCGGTGCTAAGGAAAACTCGGCAGCGCCGGCGGCCCCGTCCCACAGCCCCGTCCCACGGCCCCGTCCCATGGCCCCGTCCCACGGCCCCAGCCCGCCTCGGTGGCCCCATCCCACGGGTGGGCAATGCAGAGCCACGGTGGGGCCGAGAGGGGAGACCCATGGCGGGCACTGCGGGATGGGGGCTCCGGACCCCACGGGGACAGGGCCTGGTGTAGCCAGGGGGTCACCAGCACCGTGGGCTTGGTGGTGTGAgaggggggtgttggggggggggacagcagagaggggcaggggcagcgctGCTGCCCACACCAGCAGCACCGGCACACATGGAGACGCCCACTCGAGGCACCTAAATTTAGGTGTCTGGCTGCGCCAGCTGGCGGCCGCCCCTGCCCGCAGGCTGCTCGGCAGGAGCCGGGGGGAAcggtggggggggcacagcccgaGCCTGCGGCAGGGACCGAGCGGCCccagcacggggctgccccACGCCGCGGTGCCAGAGCCGCTGCACCAGTGCCCGCGAGCTGCGGCACCGCACGGGACGACCCTGCCCAGGCACTGCCGGAGCCTGGGGCAGCCTCGGTCCCCGCAGCGGGGGCTGCCTGTGCCGGGgaggggtcccggtgccccccccagtgttGGGGTGCACCCGCGTGGTGCGGGAGGCGCCGGATAcccgctgctgctggcaggacacGAAGGTCTGGAAGCCGGGCGCCACCCCGAAGCCCAGCTGGTCGATGAAGGGGggctcctgctggctgtggATCTGCACCTTCACCCCCGCCTCGTAGGATGTCTCGTCTGCAAGGCAGCGCGGGGCTATGCAGGGCTgggcctcctctccccccccccacacacacacccccagcACGCGGGGTCCTCACCGGTGTCCCCCCAGACGGGCAGGTATTCCTCCTGCTGGATGTTGAGCATCAGCTCCAGGCCGTTGCCCGCGCCGCCCTGCAGCGTGGTCAGCAGCTCGGTGCCCGGCTGCCCCGAGTTGAAGGTGTAGCACTTGCCCAGGCGGGTGAAGATCTGCGGGGTGGGGGCGGCAGCCTCAGCacctgccctggggcagggggacgggaGCTGGGCCCCACAGGGCCCCGAGTGGGGCTGGAGGGCCGGGGGCTGGGACCCTGCAGGGCCCCGCggcgcagggcagggccggTGCGCTGCTCCCTTCCCCGCTGGCACCAGCATGGGgccgcagcccctgccccagcgccGTCCTACAGCGGTGCCGGAGCCCGCCCGGCCCCACGGCGGCTGATCCCGTGCTGAGGGGCCGGGAGGCGGCTTGGCACCGCTGGGCTCCCCTGGGTGCGccctggtgctgcagcccccacgTTGCCCTACGTCCCTGGGGGTGGGCGAGAGGAGCTGCCCCTGCCAGCGCCGTGGGGGCTTCACCAagcacctggggctggggacggaaAGGGCGGGCAGGTGCCATGCCCCACAGACACTGCCCCACATCCTGTGCACCCCACTATCCCACAGCCTGCGCATCCCATTGCCCAACAACCTGTGCACCCCACTATCCCACGGCTTGTGCACCCCACTACCCCACAGCCGGTGCGTCCAACAGCCTGTGCATCCCATCACCCCACAGCCTGCACAGCCCACCACCCCACAGCCTGTGCACCCCACAGCCCGCAGCCTGCACATCCCATCGTTcctcagcctgccctgccctgggtcCTGCCCAAGCCCTGCCCTGGACAGAGCCACCCCGGGGGCAGAGCTGGCcgggcatggggatggggaaggggatggggaaggggatgggggctGCTGCGAGTCCTGCCCAGGGCCGAGCTGCCTGCGGCAGAGCCGGCCACGGCCACGGTGGTGGCGGTGGCCACGGCGGTGGCCACGGTGGTGGCAGTGGCACTCACGGCGGTGAAGTTCTCGGGGCCGCAGTCCTGGCCGCGGAAGCGGCAGCTCAGCAGCATGTCGTGGATGGGGTGCCCGGCGCGCTGGTAGAAGGCGGCCAGGTCGTAGCTCTTGCTGGGGAAGAAGCCGGTGAAGTCCGCGGGCTGCCCCAGCGCCCGCAGGTAGCGGGAGAAGTCCTCCCGCTCCACGGCCAGCAGCTCCTTGCCCAGCCAGAACAGGTCGTTGGGGGTGAGCTGGGAGCGCCGGATGCGGTTGTAGTTGCAGAGGGTGACGGCGGGGAAGACGAGGACGCGGCTCTCCGCCTCGTCCAGCATGGTGACGTGGGGGTAGGCGGCGTAGTGCCGGACCCGCTCCCCggcctgcagcaggaaggcGCCCAGCGAGGCCAGGAAGGCGCCGGCCCAGAGcaggcggcgcggggcgggggcgccgGGCACGAAGACGTGCCCCAGCCCGTGCAGGGTGCAGGAGCTGGCGAAGGCGGCCAGGCTGGCGGCCCCGcgcgccccgctgcccggctGCGCGGCCATGGTGGCCCCGTCCTGCGGCGCGGCTCTGCAGGGGGATTGGGTTTCAGCGCCAGCGCGGGGCAGCGCGGGGACGCGGGGGACACGTGAGCGGGCGCAAGGCAGGGCGGCAGCGGGGACCGGGGCGGTGGGGACACAGACACAGCCCTGTCACCCCGCGGGGACACAGCCCCTCACCCTGCTGGGACCCACCCGCCTGCCCAGTGCCAGGGACCCCAGGGAGCAGGACGCCAGCACCCACAGTGCGAGCCGGAGCCGAGACCCCACGGATCTGTGAgaacccctccctgccaccaaAGCCCccgggcagagcagcccctgcaccctgcacccccctgcgcccagccccgcgccccctgcACCGAGTCCATCCCACGCAGGCTGCGGggccccacggagcccccccggAGGGGCTGCATCAGGcgcaggggaaggggggtggTGGGCTGCTTGGGCCTGCTGCAGCCtcgagcccccagccccgtcccacGGCCGCACGTGGctgtgggacccccccggcggccccgtCCTGACCccaccgcggggggggggggggggcggctgctgcagTACCGAGCTCCCAAAGAGGGGAGCCATCGCCATGGCAACGCtgcccatggggggggggctgccatGGCAACCGGCAGCCCAGCGCCGGGACGTGCTGGCTGggggggacaggatggggacggggacgtggcCCCTGCGCGCGCAGCGCTCGCCCCAACCATCTCCCACCTCCACCCCGCGGTGGGGACCACATGtcccagcccccggccccactgcctcgggggggccctgggggcacAGATGCGGCGTGAGCCCCCCGCCGCTCACGGCCCGGGCTTGGGACCCCCGTCACACGGCCGGGTGCCCGCACGCAGCCACCTCTGTGCCTGCGCCGCAGTGGGAGCCGGTGTCCGGAgcgcggagcggcggcgggggggcagcgggacccTAATCCCCGCTCAGCCCGCGCATTAGCGCTGTATTTTTAGCAGGCAAAGTTGCAGCCGGTGCAGCCAGCGGTGGGGCTGAGCCGCGCTGCTGGGGGGAGGCACGGCCGGGCTCCGGGCAGGGCACTGCTGCGCACACTCCTGCTGCCAGCGCCGGGGCCACACGTGCCCGGTGCAGCCCGTGAGCCGGGAACGTGGTGAGCAGCGGCCCCAAGAGCGGCAGGTGGCACGGGGGGAACGGGCGCTGGCCCCAAGACCCCCAGCTTGGCCCCACGCCCTGCCCCcgccccaccgcccccccccgccgcaggACCCGGCCCAGGGGATTACAGCCCGGGGAGGGGGTGCcgcagcccagggctgcccgGGGGAGTCCTTGGTGCGGAGCTGCAAAGGCGAATTAATTTCCTGCTCCCAAGTGTCGGGCTGGCGGCGGTCGCTGGTGTGACCGCACGCCGAGCTCGTGCCGACTGCGGTGGGGACTGGGGAGCAGAATGCGCGCACGAGGGTGCTGGCGGACGGACGTTTCCTGATCAACATGCCCCTTCCCCACGGAGCGAGCAGGGTGCCCGCCCCatggccccacagccccccaccccgtggCCAGGCACTGCCTGCGTGGGTCTCACCTCTGCCGCAAGCGGGACCCCGCGGTGCTGAGTGTGCTGGATGGGGGTCCCGGCGCCCATCCCGGCTGCACTGGGTACACGAGGCCCCTCCTCGCTGCTACTGCCCCCCGGGGGCTCAGCTCCCCGGCACCGCGctgcactcactgcaggtgcctggggctgagccccctcGTCCCGTGCAGGGCGTGCAGCACGCCGCGGGGCACGGCAGCAGGGGGTGCTGATGGcatggggagggtggggggggtggaggCTGCTCGGCTGCAGCACGGGCACTGTTCCCAGCTGCCTGGCACCCCCGTGGTGGGCACGGGATGGGGGCACCGccagccagcacccagcccaCCACAGTGCCCGGGCCGGCGGTGCCAAGGAAGGGGCTCGCCCGGGTGCCCACCAGTGCCGACACAGCCCCTGCACGCTGCTGCCCACCCCGTGGGGACACCCCCGGCCACCTGCGGCCCCCAGGAGCGGCGACCGCCCCGTCCCCCAGCGCGACCTCGTCCTGCGGCCGGGCCCCCCGGCGCGCCCGCGCCCCGCACTCACCACGGTGAAGTTGCGGGCGGTGCAGTTGGCGCCGCGGAaggagcactgcagcagcatgTCGGTCAGGTCGTGGCCCGTGCGGTTGTAGAACTCGGCCATGCTGAAGGGCTTGGCCTTGAAGTTCTTGAAGTTGGCCTTGTCGCGCAGCGCGGCCAGCACGTCGGGCTCGGCCAGCTGCGGGTTGCTGATCTCGTAGCGGTCGTTGAGCAGCGCCAGCAGCTCGCCGACGTGGTACATGTCGTTGCGGGTGATCTTGGAGAAGCGGAACTCGTTGAGGTTGCAGATGGTGATGGCCGGGAAGGTGAGGTTGTGCGCGGCCACCTCGTCCAGCTTGGTGACGTGCGGGTAGGTGAGGAAGTAGGCGACGCGCTCGGCgcacaccagcagcagcagccccagcgaGCCCAGGAAGAACACGCTCCAGAGCACGCGGCGCAGCGACACGGCGCCGTAGGCGAAGATGTGGCTGATGCCGTGCAGCGACGAGCTGCTGGCGAACGCCCGCAGGCTGGAGAGGGgctcggggccccccccgccgccctccccgccgcccctcatgctgccgccgccgccggtcCCGCGgtcgccgccgcccgcccccgccccatcgccgccccagccccggcccggcccggcccggccgctccgctccgccgcGGGAGGCGCCGCTCTCCGGGGGCCGCGCCCGGTGCGgcaccgcccccggccccggccccggccccggccccggccccggccccggccccgccgccccgcggctGCTGCGCTCCCCGCGCCGGGCGCCTCCCCCGGGGCTCCGCGCtccgctgccgccgccccgggccccgccgctccccggggccgcccccgtgCACGGCGCCGAGGCTGCGGCTGCGCTGCCGGGGCCGCGAGCTTCCCGCAGCCGTGCCGCGGGCCGGGAgctgcccgggggggccgcggcgggcagaggctgggccgggggggctcagaagggaggcggcggggcggcccccggcagccccctccgtccccgggacccccccgcgctgcgccccggcccccagccccggcgctgccctgccgggggggcgggcggggaccCCCCCTGCGGCTGCCGCAAACTCCGGGGGGAGGCCTGGGGGTcccgggcggcggggagccgaGACCGTGCTGCAGCGCCGGGAccggcccgggggggtcccggagcGCCCGGAGGAGCCCcgcgggggggcagcggccggggGACGCCAGGGGCAGGCGGCGGAGCGCCCCGGTCCCTTCCCGGGGCCGTGCGGGGGGCGCCGCCGGGACGGGGCAAACCGAACCGAACCGAACGgaaccgggccgggccgagcccccccgggaccccgctgccctcccggtgccccccgccggaggggcggggcttaggaGCAGCAcggagcccggccccgccccccggcccggtgccccgccccctcccggaactgccgccgctgcccgccccgccccggccccccccgcacACGTCACAGCCGGTGTCCGGCACCGTTTTattgccccccccgccccgctcagCGCCGCTCCGCCGCCTGCCGCCGGGTCAGCTCCGCGTACAGCCCGCCGCGCCGCCACAGCTCCTCGTGCGTGCCGGCCTGCGGGGCCGCCGTCACCGGGCGGGGCACGGCCCGGGCCCGCCCACCTCGGGACAGGCCCCGCCCACTTTGGGAAGGCCCCGCCCACTTTGGGAAGGCCCCGCCCACTTTGGGAAGGCCCCGCCCACCTCGGGacaggccccgcccacctcgggacaggccccgcccccagcccaaGCCCCCCCCGAGGAAcccctccaagccccgcccccttgcCCCTCCCTGGAGGACCCCCGCCAAGCCCCGCCCTCAATTTGagccaagccccgccccccgccccccccccccgaggaccCCTCTCCAAGCCCCGCCCTTCCCTgggccaggccccgccccttgcCCATCCATGAATGaaaccccccaagccccgccccccacccGGAGAAACCCcacccaagccccgcccccctttgagccaagccccgccccctggccCCACACCCTTAGGGTAcccctccaagccccgccccttgcCCCGCCCGGCCCCACCCCGCCCCTTGCCCCCGACgaccccgccccgcccctcaccctgtccccagatgaccccgccccgccccctgcccctcccacgggtggccccgcccccgccccgcccacCTCGGCCACGCGCCCGCCGTCCAGCACGACGATGAGGTGGGCGCCGCGCACGGTGCTGAGCCGGTGGGCGATGACCAGCACCGTGCGCCCGCGCGCCGCCCGCTCCAGCGCCGCCTGCACCACGCGCTCCGACTCGGCGTCCAGCGCGCTGGTGGCCTCGTCCAGCACCAGCACGGCCGGGTCCTTGAGCAGCGCCCGCGCGATGGCGATgcgctgccgctgcccccccgACAGCGCCGCGCCGCGCTCGCCTGCGGAGCGCGGGGACGCGGTGGGTGCCCCCGACCCCCAGcacccgccccgccgccccccgcccgcccccgccccgccgctcaCCCACGACGGTGCCGTAGCCCTCCGGGAAGCTGCGGATGAAGCCGTCGGCGTTGGCGAGGCGCGCGGCCGCGTACACCTCCTCATCGGAGGCGCCCGGCTTCCCAAAGCGGATGTTCTCCATGATGGTGGTGCCGAAGAGCACGGGGTCCTGCGGGAGCGCTCGGCCTTGAGCGCCGGGACTGGACCCGGCCCCCCCCGTCCGGACGCGCCCAGCCCCCCCACGCCCCGCAC is from Anser cygnoides isolate HZ-2024a breed goose chromosome 2, Taihu_goose_T2T_genome, whole genome shotgun sequence and encodes:
- the ASIC3 gene encoding acid-sensing ion channel 3 isoform X1, which encodes MRGGGEGGGGGPEPLSSLRAFASSSSLHGISHIFAYGAVSLRRVLWSVFFLGSLGLLLLVCAERVAYFLTYPHVTKLDEVAAHNLTFPAITICNLNEFRFSKITRNDMYHVGELLALLNDRYEISNPQLAEPDVLAALRDKANFKNFKAKPFSMAEFYNRTGHDLTDMLLQCSFRGANCTARNFTVIFTRLGKCYTFNSGQPGTELLTTLQGGAGNGLELMLNIQQEEYLPVWGDTDETSYEAGVKVQIHSQQEPPFIDQLGFGVAPGFQTFVSCQQQRLVYLPPPWGDCKATPIESDFFTNYSITACRLDCETRYLAENCNCRMVHMPGNANVCTPEQYKECADPALDFLVKKDSEYCACRTPCDMVRYGKELSMVKIPSKASARYLAKKFNKTEQYIADNVLVLDIFFEALNYEMIEQKKAYEVAGLLGDIGGQMGLFIGASLLTILEIFDYLYEVFRDKLLGFYKDKKRMRRSSSSTLEHPAVPGSPAAALPPGPRVPAAPCAATRTVSPSPRTCYLVTRL
- the ASIC3 gene encoding acid-sensing ion channel 3 isoform X2; protein product: MAAQPGSGARGAASLAAFASSCTLHGLGHVFVPGAPAPRRLLWAGAFLASLGAFLLQAGERVRHYAAYPHVTMLDEAESRVLVFPAVTLCNYNRIRRSQLTPNDLFWLGKELLAVEREDFSRYLRALGQPADFTGFFPSKSYDLAAFYQRAGHPIHDMLLSCRFRGQDCGPENFTAIFTRLGKCYTFNSGQPGTELLTTLQGGAGNGLELMLNIQQEEYLPVWGDTDETSYEAGVKVQIHSQQEPPFIDQLGFGVAPGFQTFVSCQQQRLVYLPPPWGDCKATPIESDFFTNYSITACRLDCETRYLAENCNCRMVHMPGNANVCTPEQYKECADPALDFLVKKDSEYCACRTPCDMVRYGKELSMVKIPSKASARYLAKKFNKTEQYIADNVLVLDIFFEALNYEMIEQKKAYEVAGLLGDIGGQMGLFIGASLLTILEIFDYLYEVFRDKLLGFYKDKKRMRRSSSSTLEHPAVPGSPAAALPPGPRVPAAPCAATRTVSPSPRTCYLVTRL